A window from Fragaria vesca subsp. vesca linkage group LG5, FraVesHawaii_1.0, whole genome shotgun sequence encodes these proteins:
- the LOC101312253 gene encoding ethylene-responsive transcription factor ERF020-like: MSYSSEDSSSPTAGNGRKLKGVRQRKWGKWVSEIRVPGTQDRLWLGSFSTAEAAAVARDVAYYCLRKPSTLEGLNFPTILPCSVNQAADMSPRSIQKAASDAGMAVDAQLINANSNSNSSSQQNWRQANGSEPRVMQTGGSWEDGGESSTTNSGEALSISIEDYL; this comes from the coding sequence ATGAGTTACAGTTCAGAAGATAGCAGCAGTCCGACGGCCGGGAACGGCAGGAAATTGAAGGGAGTGCGTCAGAGAAAATGGGGCAAGTGGGTGTCGGAGATCCGCGTCCCCGGCACACAGGACCGCCTCTGGCTCGGCTCTTTCTCCACCGCCGAGGCGGCCGCGGTGGCTCGTGACGTTGCTTACTATTGCTTACGTAAGCCTTCGACTCTGGAGGGGCTAAACTTTCCTACAATCTTGCCGTGTTCCGTTAACCAGGCGGCGGACATGTCGCCGAGGTCGATACAGAAAGCGGCGTCGGATGCCGGCATGGCAGTTGATGCTCAGCTGATCAATGCTAACAGTAACAGTAACAGCTCGTCGCAGCAGAACTGGAGACAGGCCAACGGAAGTGAGCCACGTGTAATGCAGACAGGTGGGAGTTGGGAGGACGGCGGTGAGAGTTCAACCACTAACAGCGGCGAGGCGCTGAGCATTTCCATTGAAGACTATCTGTAG